The segment tttcacaaatATAGAAAAGATAATAAGCAAAGATAtaactgtctctgtctctctggctgGAATAAGTGGAGCGACATCGGCTCATTTGTTAATTATAagcatttattttaacaaactAAACTGTTTAATTGAATCGGGTGGTCAGGACACACGGCCCCTCTTTAGGTCCCACCATAGATACTGATTAACAGGATGGGTTCACCTCAGCTGAGCTCAGATAAGCAGgttttagcacacacacacacacgtatgtacAGCTCATGTCGACACTTAGAGctcatctttcttcttctttgagtcCTCTTTGTCCTTGTGGAAGACGTTTCCGTCTGACTGCttcctccagctcagtctgATGTCCTCATTCActccctgctccttcagcttctGCTTGAGCTGAGACATAAAAACTGTCCTGAACATCACTCGGACCAAACCTGCCAGTAAATCTGCTCAGCTTAATCCTGCATTTGGTTATCAAATAATCAGTCACTCAAGTTTCCCACAGATCCACTAAAACTAATGCCAGAGAGGAACAATGCAAATACATACCTGCTGCAGCATGtcctccatcacagcagagTCATTCAGATCCACAGAGGAATTCTTCaccaccttcagcttcagagtGACTTGATTTGAAACAGGCGACTctagaaaaaataaatcaacatcTGTGAAGAAGATGTTCACATCTGCTTCTACAGTAACCtgctcatttacacacactgttgAACAGATGCTGATTGTTTTTAGCTGGGATTTATTGAACAAGATGACTTTTTTATTTCAACCATGCCAGTAAATTATGTATAAcatcaagtcaaagctcactCTTTAAGTGCATGGAGCTCATCTGCTTCACAAAATCTTGTTTTTAAATAGATACATTCAAGAAAGATGTTTTCGTTCCAAACCGGGAAATTTTTATCTAATTTGACTTCATGCAAAGAGCTGGCAGGAATAACAGGTCATGtaaacctggtggtgctgatgttgtggTCACGTGACAGAAGTTAGTGTAGCATCAGCTTTTAGCTCCAAGCATCATAAAGTGGTGTTCAATAGTGAAGATGGTCCTGCTGAACTAAACCTGTGAGGTTTCTGATTTTGAATGGAGGGATCACCGGAGATGCTAACTTCTTGGTTAGACTGTAATCACCACTTTCATCTTTGGTGTCGTACAGATATTTGTCCTTTGATTGTCAAACCCTGTGCTGCACCTCTGTGTCATTTGACTCATGCAAACAGCTTTTAGAAGGAAACTTGCACATCGGGAACATGAACAGTTGTTTAGACCGGGGATAAGTGAGGTCACCATCATGTTCTGAAGCAAACTCAGAGGGGGCGGGGCctaatgtaaaatgtaaaattcacaaactgcagttttcatactttttattttcacaaatATAGAAAAGATAATAAGCAAAGATATAACTGGATATAAGTGGAGCTACATCGGCTCATTGCACCATCATTACACCACGCTGTAGCCTAGCAGAAGAACACAGCTAGCAGGTTAGCATACTAACTTCAAAGtacacagagctctgaggcaTAAGTACAGCTCATTTTTAACTGTGTGCAGACTTTTGTTAATTATaagcatttatttttaacaaactAAACTGTTTAATTGAATCGGTTGGTCAGGACACACGGCCCCTCTTTAGGTCCCACCATAGATACTGATTAACAGGATGGGTTCACCTCAGCTGAGCTCAGATAAGCAGgttttagcacacacacacaggggtgtTATGTACAGCTCATGTCGACACTTAGAGctcatctttcttcttctttgagtcCTTCTTGTCCTTGTGGAAGACGTTTCCGTCTGACTGCttcctccagctcagtctgATGTCCTCATTCActccctgctccttcagcttctGCTTGAGCTGAGACATAAAAACAATCTCCTAAATACAACTCAGGCCAGATCTGTCAGTAAATACGATCAGATTGATCCTGCATTTGTTTATCAAATGACAGATTCCACTGACACTAAAGCCTTTAAGAACAATGAAAATGTGGAGGAGTTACCTGCTGCAGCATGTCTTCCATCACAGCAGAGTCATTCAGATCCAGAGAGGACTTGTTCTCCAGCTTCAGTCTCAGAGAGACTTTCCTTAAAACAGGCAgctctgaaaaaacaaaaacaagcctgAGTCACATGATCTCTGGTTGGATATCTTTggtaaatgcagaaaaaagagaCATTAGCATTGTTTGAAAACAAAtgaagctaaatgctaattgAGTTATGACTCACGGGTGTAGCAAACAAAAGGTTTCTTGTAGCCACATCTCCAATCACCAAATTTTCCAGAGTATCCAATATCTATGGTCACACAGTCCTCGGACCCCTGAGCATTATCTGGTTGCTTTCCCTCCTCATTCCAGTAAGTAAACGAAGAGACACGTCCATCGGTCCACTTCCAGACTCGGTGTAGACCAGTCCAGACTGATTCTCCTCCAGGTATCAGCTCCTGGATCTTCTGGTTCTCCTCCTGGTTTCTCACACTGGCCAGGTCTGTGTGGTTTGCTCTGCAGTAACGCTGAGCCTCAAACCACGTCATCAACATGTTGATGTAGGTGTAGGACACATTTGTCCCTGAAACAGACCCACAACATAAAGCTCTCCTTGCTGTGCCACCTCCAAGGACTCAGAGAGAGTTAGGAGCAGCTTACCTGTGACATTACAGCAGATGGCTTTTCTATAGTTATAACACTTCCGTTCGTCCCATTTCCCGCTGTCAACCATCACTCCACAGTATTCCAGAAGGCCGGCGTTGTTTGGTTCTGAAGATACCCAGTTTGTCTGACTCTCATCATATTTGGGGACATCTCCGTCCATTGACCACGCCCAGATCATGGGCTTGGTCCTGTCCATGTTCAGCCCGATCCAGACATTCTGAAAGCAACATGAAGGAATTCATTAAAGAGTTCAAACAGTGAATGCATCATGATGTAAAAGCACATAGGGCGACACGGTCACTCCTTCAACATgctttaaaatgacacagacaaGAAAAAGGACTTTACATATCCATAAAAGTTAGGAATCTTGCTTGTGTCTCCCATGTTGTTCAGGATAGTGAGTTCCTCCATGTTGCGTACAGAGACCAGGTccgtgtgtttttctctgcagtaaCTCAGAGCTTCAGTCCAGGTCATGGGTTGATAGACAAAGTGGTAGAGACGGTCAGGGAGCGAGGAGACGCCACACAGCCCTGCAGGGACAGACTGAGCTTACAATGACTGTGCTGTGACAGAGTCTTACAGTCCAGCTGCTTGTTAATGTGGAGAATAACAGTTATGGATCTGTCTACATTCAATCATACAAATCATCCAAACACTgatcagaaatgaaaacatccagaaaagGTTTCAAAGACTTGCCTGTTGCAGCCACGAGGAGAAAAATAACATCCATCTTTggtctctgcagtgtcacaaatGTTTGACTGATGCCTTCACAGAATCTCGTTTTTAAATAGATACATTCAAGAAAGATGTTTTCGTTCCAAACCGGGAAATTTTTATCTAATTTGACTTCATGCAAAGAGCTGGCAGAAATAACAGGTCATGtaaacctggtggtgctgatgttgtggTCACGTGACAGAAGTTAGTGTAGCATCAGCTTTTAGCTCCAAGCATCATAAAGTGGTGTTCAATAGTGAAGATGGTCCTGCTGAACTAAACCTGTGAGGTTTCTGATTTTGAATGGAGGGATCACCGGAGATGCTAACTTCTTGGTTAGACTGTAATCACCACTTTCATCTTTGGTGTCGTATAGATGTTTGTCCTTTGATTGTCAAACCCTGTGCTGCACCTCTGTGTCATTTGACTCATGCAAACAGCTTTTAGAAGGAAACTTGCACATCAGGAACATGAACAGTTGTTTAGACCGGGGATAAGTGAGGTCACCATCATGTTATGAAGCAAACTCAGTTAAGTGCACTCAGAGGGGGCGGGGCCTAACATCAGCTTAGAATTTTAGGCCCGCAGTGGatgttatttttaaacatacaatggacaaattaaaatgaataaacagtCGACATGCAGGACTAAGAGTTCTAAAGTAAAAttcacaaactgcagttttcatactttttattttcacaaatATAGAAAAGATAATAAGCAAAGATAtaactgtctctgtctctctggctgGAATAAGTGGAGCTACATCGGCTCATTTGTTAATTATaagcatttatttttaacaaactAAACTGTTTAATTGAATCGGGTGGTCAGGACACACGGCCCCTCTTTAGGTCCCACCATAGATACTGATTAACAGGATGGGTTCACCTCAGCTGAGCTCAGATAAGCAGgttttagcacacacacacgtatgtacAGCTCATGTCGACACTTAGAGctcatctttcttcttctttgagtcCTCTTTGTCCTTGTGGAAGACGTTTCCGTCTGACTGCttcctccagctcagtctgATGTCCTCATTCActccctgctccttcagcttctGCTTGAGCTGAGACATAAAAACTGTCCTGAACATCACTCAGACCAAACCTGCCAGTAAATCTGCTCAGCTTAATCCTGCATTTGGTTATCAAATAATCAGTCACCCAAGTTTCCCACAGATCCACTAAAACTAATGCCAGAGAGGAACAATgcaaatacactcaacaaaaatataaacgcaacacttttgtttttgctcccatgtttcatgagatggacttgaagatctaaacttcattccagatacacaatattaccattcctctcaaacattgttcacaaatctgtctaaatgtgtgatagtgagcacttctgctttgctgagataatccatcccacctcacaggtgtgccacatcaagatgctgatctgacatcatgattagtgcacaggtgtacctcaaactgcccacaataaaaggccaccctgaaatgtgcattttgtttctgctttattggcggtctggggactcagaaccagtcagtatctggtgtgaccaccatttgcctcatgcagtgcaacacatcttcttcgcatagagtttatcagattgtctattgtggcctgtggaatgttggtccactcctcttcaatggctgtgcgaagttgctggatattagtgggaactggtgcacgctgtcgtatacgccggtcaagcacatcccaaacatgttcaatgggtgacatgtccggtgagtatgctggccatgcaagaactgggacattttcagcttccaagaattgtgtacagatccttgcaacatggggccgtgcattatcttgctgaaacatgaggtgatgttcatggatgtatggcacaacaatgggcctcaggatctcatcacggtatctctgtgcattcaaaatgccatcaataaaatgttcctgtgttcttcgtccataacagatgcctgcccataccatgaccccaccaccaccatgggccgctcacccacacgacgccacacacgctgtctgccatctgccctgaacaatgtaaaccgagattcatccgtgaagagaacacctctccaacgtgctagacgccatcgaatgtgagcatttgcccactcaagtctgttacggcgacgatctggagtcaggttaagaccccgatgaggacgatgagcatgcagttgagcttccctgagacggtttctgacagtttgtgcagaaattgtttggttatgcaaaccaattgtttcagcagctgtctgagtggctggtctcagacgatctcggaggtgaacctgctggatgtggaggtcctgggctggtgtggttactcgtggtctgcggttgtgaggccggttggatgtactgccatattctctgaaacgcctttggagacggcttatggtggagaaatgaacattcaatgcacgagcaacagatctggttgacattcctgctgtcagcatgccaattgcacgctccctcaatgcttgtggcatctgtggcattttgctgtgagacaaaaatgcacatttcagggtggccttttattgtgggcagtttgagctacacctgtgcactaatcatgatgtcagatcagcatcttgatgtggcacacctgtgaggtgggatggattatctcagcaaagcagaagtgctcactatcacacatttagacagatttgtgaacaatgtttgagaggaatggtaatattgtgtatctggaatgaagtttagatcttcaagtccatctcatgaaacatgggagcaaaaacaaaagtgttgcgtttatatttttgttgagtgtacatacctgctgcagcatgtcctccatcacagcagagTCATTCAGATCCACAGAGGAATTCTTCaccaccttcagcttcagagtGACTTGATTTGAAACAGGCGACTctagaaaaaataaatcaacatcTGTGAAGAAGATGTTCACATCTGCTTCTACAGTAACCtgctcatttacacacactgttgAACAGATGCTGATTGTTTTTAGCTGGGATTTATTGAACAATATGACTTTTTTATTTCAACCATGCCAGTAAATTATGTATAAcatcaagtcaaagctcactCTTTAAGTGCATAGAGCTCATctgctatctatctatctatctatctatctatctatctatctatctatctatctatctatctatctgaatGGATCTAACTGAATCACAGCTTACCACTGTAGCAGACAAAAGCTCTCCTGTAGTCACAGTTCCAGTCCTGCCACTGTCCGGATTCCGCAAAGTTTGCAGCCACACAATTCTCATTTCTCTCAACATTATTAGGCTCATTTGCTCCCCAGTAACTAAATGAGGAGTTGCTTCCATCCGCCCAGCTCCAGTTCCTGTAAAGCCCAATCCAGGATTTCCCTGCATATGGTACCAGTCTCTGAACCTGCTGGTTCTCCAACATGTTTGTCACACTGGCCAGGTCTGTATGATGAGCTCTGCAGTAACTTTGAGCCTCAAACCAGGACATGGAAGTGTGGACGGGAATGTACGTCACATTTGGCCCTGAAAACAGACCACAGTGAAGTGCTGTGTAGAGCCTCGGCAGTGCCACGTCTGTGGGTGTATTCATGACTCCACTGAATTAGTGAAAGTATCAGTTTACAGAACTCCTTACCTCTGACATCTGAGCAGATCGCTGCCGTAGGTAAAGAACAGTTCCGATCGTTTCACGCTCCAGAATCATACATGTTCCCACAGTTTTCTTGACCGCCTCTGTTGTTCGGTTCATTGTAAGCCCAGTTTGTGAACTGAGTGCTGTTCTGTAGGTGGACATCTCTCCCCGACCACATCCAAGTCTGTATGTCTAAGAACAACCCAAGCCAGGCATGCTGAAAACATCAATTCATTGCTTTACTTCACGGTCACTGCAGCTCGTACAGTTATTgtgaaagagagacaggaaaGGTGACATTACATATCATCTATAGCCCATTTTGCTCgtgtctgctgctttgttcagcaTGTCCACATCCTTCTGGCTACCTACAGTTGCCAGGTCGATGTGTGAAAAATAACGTCCATCTTTggtctctgcagtgtcacaaatGTTTGACTGATGCCTTCACAAAATCTCGTTTTTAAATAGATACATTGGAAGAAAGATGTTTTCGTTCCAAACCGGGAAATTTTTATCTAATTTGACTTCATGCAAAGAGCTGGCAGAAATAACAGGTCATGtaaacctggtggtgctgatgttgtggTCACGTGACAGAAGTTAGTGTAGCATCAGCTTTTAGCTCCAAGCATCATAAAGTGGTGTTCAATAGTGAAGATGGTCCTGCTGAACTAAACCTGTGAGGTTTCTGATTTTGAATGGAGGGATCACCGGAGATGCTAACTTCTTGGTTAGACTGTAATCACCACTTTCATCTTTGGTGTCGTATAGATGTTTGTCCTTTGATTGTCAAACCCTGTGCTGCACCTCTGTGTCATTTGACTCATGCAAACAGCTTTTAGAAGGAAAACTTGCACATCAGGAACATGAACAGTTGTTTAGACCGGGGATAAGTGAGGTCACCATCATGTTCTGAAGCAAACTCAGAGGGGGCGGGGCctaatgtaaaatgtaaaattcacaaactgcagttttcatactttttattttcacaaatATAGAAAAGATAATAAGCAAAGATAtaactgtctctgtctctctggctgGAATAAGTGGAGCTACATCGGCTCATTGCACCATCATTACACCACGCTGTAGCCTAGCAGAAGAACACAGCTAGCAGGTTAGCATACTAACTTCAAAGtacacagagctctgaggcaTAAGTACAGCTCATTTTTAACCGTGTGCAGACTTTTATTAATTATaagcatttatttttaacaaactAAACTGTTTAATTGAATCGGTTGGTCAGGACACACGGCCCCTCTTTAGGTCCCACCATAGATACTGATTAACAGGATGGGTTCACCTCAGCTGAGCTCAGATAAGCAGgttttagcacacacacacaggggtgtTATGTACAGCTCATGTCGACACTTAGAGctcatctttcttcttctttgagtcCTCTTTGTCCTTGTGGAAGACGTTTCCGTCTGACTGCttcctccagctcagtctgATGTCCTCATTCActccctgctccttcagcttctGCTTGAGCTGAGACATAAAAACTGTCCTGAACATCACTCGGACCAAACCTGCCAGTAAATCTGCACAGCTTAATCCTGCATTTGGTTATCAAATAATCAGTCACTCAAGTTTCCCACAGATCCACTAAAACTAATGCCAGAGAGGAACAATGCAAATACATACCtgctctatctatctatctatctatctatctatctatctatctatctgaatGGATCTAACTGAATCACAGCTTACCACTGTAGCAGACAAAAGCTCTCCTGTAGTCACAGTTCCAGTCCTGCCACTGTCCGGATTTTGCAAAGTTTGCAGCCACACAATTCTCATTTCTCTCAACATTATTAGGCTCATTTGCTCCCCAGTAACTAAATGAGGAGTTGCTTCCATCCGCCCAGCTCCAGTTCCTGTAAAGCCCAATCCAGGATTTCCCTGCATATGGTACCAGTCTCTGAACCTGCTGGTTCTCCAACATGTTTGTCACACTGGCCAGGTCTGTATGATGAGCTCTGCAGTAACTTTGGGCCTCAAACCAGGACATGGAAGTGTGGACGGGAATGTGCGTCACATTTGGCCCTGAAAACAGACCACAGTGAAGTGCTGTGTAGAGCCTCGGCAGTGCCACATCTGTGGGTGTATTCATGACTCCACTGAATTAGTGAAAATATCAGTTTACAGAACTCCTTAACTCTGACATCTGAGCAGATCGCTGCCGAAGGTAAAGCACAGTTCCGATCGTTCCACACTCCAGAATCATACATGTTCCCACAGTTTTCTTGACCGCCTTCGTTGTTCGGTTCATTATGAGCCGAACAACgaagttttggggccaaaccggacagacagcagagctgcaggcagagagacagaggactgtggTCTGATGCtgcgtgctgtgtttttataatgtccatccatgatgctgctctggctctcccctttatcctctctgtcctgtctccctcttcttcttctccttctctacctcggccgactgtcagcaggaaggttcttccttatgagccggaTCCTGCtgaaggtttcttcctgttaaaagggagtttttcctgacactgggggttcaggctctgggtctctgtgaagcgctttctGACAATTTCTGATTATAAAACACGCTCaattaataaaactgaattgaaatgaaatgattttttttttttttgggggggggggggggggggggggggggctcacaGGGGGTTTCGCccggggagtaattcaatgtagaaccgccactggtGTAACTGTAACTGAACATTAACAATGGGAGgaagcctgtctgtgtgtgtctgtgttttacctGGACTGATTATTTTCTGGCTCGCTAATGATTTTAAATATGTTATATAGTTATAAGACTGTATTAGTGTGTGATTAACTGTCACGTTGATCTTTAAACAGCTGACAGACACGCAAACACGAGGAGGAGTCTGTCCTGACACGAACCCCGGAGCAATATGGCCGccgcgcagcagcagcagcggcggcatCCAATCAAGAAGCTACGCGACAAAAACCCTCGTCAGCGCACCGGCATGCGCATGCGCCGATCgttcacttcctgcttcctgacAGCTGCACAACAACACCAGAAACCCACCTGCgctcctgtgttttctgcaccGCTCGGACTTTTGCCGTGTTTTCTGTCTCCGTGTCCACCTCCGTGTCTCTGTCCGCGTCTCCATGCGCGCTCCCGTGTGCGCGGTGCTGATACTTTGGCTGCTGAACGATGCGGGGGCTCATCAGTTCACCGAGGAGGAGATGGCTGGCATCAGGTAAACACTCGGACGGTCCACCGGCTGAAGCCTTCAGCACCAGAGGCTCTCATAACTACACTACAGTGTTAACTACTAACACTTCGAGGACTTTCCGAGGACTTATCCACCGCTGAAAAAAAACGAGAACATTTTTTATCCAATAAATTAATGGAAACTTTGATTGTTGACCCATAGTAAAATATTTACAACGAATTATTAATTAAATCACTGTGGAATATTAGCCTtttcataaaatatatataatacattacACAATGAATAAAAACTGAGATGTTACCTGGTAGCATCACAGCGTAGCATCCTTGTACTATGTGATTAGCAT is part of the Parambassis ranga chromosome 7, fParRan2.1, whole genome shotgun sequence genome and harbors:
- the LOC114439070 gene encoding macrophage mannose receptor 1-like — translated: MLENQQVQRLVPYAGKSWIGLYRNWSWADGSNSSFSYWGANEPNNVERNENCVAANFAESGQWQDWNCDYRRAFVCYSESPVSNQVTLKLKVVKNSSVDLNDSAVMEDMLQQLKQKLKEQGVNEDIRLSWRKQSDGNVFHKDKEDSKKKKDEL